A stretch of the Streptomyces sp. NBC_00078 genome encodes the following:
- a CDS encoding Gfo/Idh/MocA family protein encodes MGDPLTERPTALRIGLVGAGQISGAYLRTLPTLANLRVTAVADLDAARARAVAATVPGARAPTVKELCAADDVDLVLNLTVPAAHAEVAHAAIAAGKHVYGEKPLAATTAEARSVLDAAEAAGVRVGCAPDTVLGTGVQTARAVLDGGELGTPVAATAFMTVPGPELWHPAPEFYYRPGGGPLFDMGPYYLTALVTLLGPVRKVVGMTSASRSERTVGHGPRAGTTFPVEVATHVTGVLEHASGALSTLVMSFDVWAAGLPHIEIYGTEGSLSVPDPNHFDGPVRLFLADAETKDWEDVPVRGGYPGAERGYGIADLAAAHASDTPHRADGCLAYHVLEVMEALLVAAEAGQPVHITSTPVRPAAVPAQAGRAFAAHTGR; translated from the coding sequence ATGGGCGACCCGTTGACGGAACGCCCCACAGCCCTGCGGATCGGGCTGGTCGGCGCCGGACAGATCAGCGGCGCCTATCTGCGCACCCTCCCCACGCTGGCGAATCTGAGGGTCACGGCCGTCGCCGACCTGGACGCGGCCCGCGCCCGCGCCGTCGCGGCCACCGTCCCCGGCGCCCGCGCCCCGACCGTCAAAGAGCTGTGCGCGGCCGACGACGTCGACCTCGTCCTCAACCTGACCGTCCCCGCCGCCCACGCCGAGGTCGCCCATGCCGCGATCGCCGCGGGCAAACACGTCTACGGCGAGAAGCCCCTGGCCGCGACCACGGCTGAGGCCCGATCCGTCCTCGACGCGGCCGAAGCGGCGGGGGTACGGGTGGGCTGCGCGCCGGACACCGTCCTGGGCACGGGCGTGCAGACCGCCCGCGCGGTGCTGGACGGCGGGGAACTCGGCACACCCGTCGCCGCGACCGCCTTCATGACGGTCCCCGGCCCTGAACTCTGGCACCCGGCACCGGAGTTCTACTACCGGCCGGGCGGCGGCCCGCTGTTCGACATGGGGCCGTACTACCTCACCGCGCTCGTCACCCTGCTCGGTCCGGTGCGCAAGGTGGTCGGCATGACCTCCGCCTCGCGGTCCGAGCGCACCGTCGGCCACGGTCCGCGCGCGGGCACCACATTCCCGGTGGAGGTGGCCACGCACGTCACCGGCGTTCTGGAGCACGCGAGCGGGGCGCTGTCGACGCTGGTGATGTCGTTCGACGTCTGGGCAGCGGGCCTGCCGCACATCGAGATCTACGGAACGGAAGGCTCACTGTCCGTCCCCGACCCCAACCACTTCGACGGCCCGGTGCGCCTCTTCCTGGCCGACGCGGAGACCAAGGACTGGGAGGACGTCCCCGTGCGGGGCGGCTACCCGGGCGCCGAGCGCGGCTACGGCATCGCCGACCTGGCAGCCGCCCACGCCTCCGACACCCCGCACCGCGCGGACGGCTGCCTCGCCTATCACGTCCTGGAGGTCATGGAGGCGCTGCTCGTCGCGGCCGAAGCCGGACAGCCGGTCCACATCACCAGCACCCCCGTGCGGCCGGCTGCCGTACCGGCGCAGGCGGGCCGGGCGTTCGCCGCGCACACCGGCCGCTGA
- a CDS encoding ThuA domain-containing protein produces the protein MTSVKQALVVRGGWDGHVPVAATDRYVTALKADGYAVTVSGTLDSYLDEELLAATDLVVQCWTMGEITGPQAEGLSRAVRAGTGLAGWHGGIVDAFRAETRYQIMTGGQFVHHAREFTTFEVRPVPGKDDHPVLVGIAPFTVTTEQYYLHVDPAIEVLAVAGYGPDPDHPELVGTPVPVTWTKHWGAGRVFVTTLGHNYADLEVPEVDTMIRKGMAWATR, from the coding sequence GTGACGTCTGTCAAGCAGGCCTTGGTCGTCCGCGGGGGCTGGGACGGGCACGTCCCCGTGGCCGCCACCGACCGCTACGTCACGGCACTCAAGGCGGACGGCTACGCAGTGACCGTCTCCGGCACGCTCGACAGCTACCTCGACGAGGAGCTGCTGGCCGCCACGGACCTGGTAGTGCAGTGCTGGACGATGGGCGAGATCACCGGCCCGCAGGCGGAGGGCCTGAGCCGGGCCGTCCGGGCGGGGACCGGTCTGGCCGGCTGGCACGGAGGCATCGTCGACGCGTTCCGCGCCGAGACCCGCTATCAGATAATGACGGGCGGCCAGTTCGTGCACCACGCACGGGAGTTCACGACCTTCGAGGTGCGTCCGGTGCCGGGAAAGGACGATCATCCGGTGCTGGTCGGGATCGCACCCTTCACCGTCACCACCGAGCAGTACTACCTGCACGTGGATCCTGCGATCGAGGTACTCGCCGTCGCCGGGTACGGCCCCGATCCCGACCATCCCGAACTCGTCGGCACGCCGGTGCCGGTCACCTGGACCAAGCACTGGGGCGCGGGCCGGGTGTTCGTCACCACCCTCGGACACAACTACGCCGACCTGGAGGTTCCCGAGGTCGACACGATGATCCGGAAGGGCATGGCATGGGCGACCCGTTGA
- a CDS encoding alpha-N-arabinofuranosidase produces MSTVTAIVDLDIEGPTISRHLYGHFAEHLGRCIYGGFWVGEDSTIPNEGGIRLDVVQALRALNIPNLRWPGGCFADEYHWKDGIGPRDRRPRMVNTHWGDVEENNHFGTHEFMALCELLGTEPYISGNVGSGTVQEMSEWVEYLTRDGDSPMARLRRANGRDQPWHVKFWGIGNETWGCGGNMRAEYSADLARQYATYCRDHGDNKLYRIASGATGDDYKWTRTLMEQINCFGCEATPRTFFQGISVHHYTVPGTWEAKGSATDFDTDDYYRTMASAQRIDRILSGHSTVMDIYDPGRRVGLVLDEWGTWWDVEPGTNPGFLFQQNTMRDALVASTHFDIFHKHAARLYMANIAQTVNVLQAMILTDGDALVLTPTYHVFEMNKGHQDATSLAVHLRTEDARRRVGDAELDTLSASASIKDGAVLISVSNLDAEEPVEVTLDLRGGAVGEPTARLLSADRLQVHNSPDSPEAVVPRPFDGVKPTGQGLVLTLPPHSFVTVQAPVARAH; encoded by the coding sequence ATGTCCACCGTTACCGCCATCGTCGACCTCGACATCGAGGGCCCGACGATCAGCCGACATCTCTATGGTCACTTTGCCGAGCACCTCGGCCGCTGCATCTACGGCGGCTTCTGGGTCGGGGAGGACTCGACGATCCCGAACGAGGGCGGCATCCGCCTTGACGTCGTCCAGGCGCTGCGTGCCCTGAACATCCCCAACCTCCGCTGGCCCGGCGGCTGTTTCGCCGACGAGTACCACTGGAAGGACGGCATCGGCCCCCGCGACCGGCGCCCCCGGATGGTCAACACCCACTGGGGCGACGTCGAGGAGAACAACCACTTCGGCACCCACGAGTTCATGGCGCTGTGTGAACTCCTGGGCACCGAGCCCTACATCAGCGGCAACGTCGGCTCCGGCACCGTGCAGGAGATGAGCGAGTGGGTCGAGTATCTGACCCGAGACGGCGACAGCCCCATGGCCAGGCTGCGCAGGGCCAACGGCCGCGACCAGCCGTGGCACGTGAAGTTCTGGGGCATCGGCAACGAGACGTGGGGCTGTGGCGGCAACATGCGCGCCGAGTACTCCGCAGATCTGGCCCGGCAGTACGCCACGTACTGCCGCGACCACGGCGACAACAAGCTGTACCGCATCGCCTCGGGCGCGACCGGCGACGACTACAAGTGGACCCGCACCCTGATGGAGCAGATCAACTGCTTCGGCTGCGAGGCCACCCCGCGCACTTTCTTCCAGGGCATATCCGTCCACCACTACACGGTGCCCGGCACTTGGGAGGCGAAGGGCAGCGCCACCGACTTCGACACCGACGACTACTACCGCACCATGGCCTCGGCCCAGCGGATCGACCGTATCCTCAGCGGCCACTCCACCGTCATGGACATCTACGACCCTGGCCGCAGGGTCGGCCTGGTCCTGGACGAGTGGGGCACCTGGTGGGACGTGGAACCGGGTACCAACCCGGGCTTCCTGTTCCAGCAGAACACCATGCGCGACGCGCTGGTGGCCAGCACCCACTTCGACATCTTCCACAAGCACGCGGCACGCCTGTACATGGCGAACATCGCGCAGACCGTCAACGTCCTGCAGGCCATGATCCTCACCGACGGCGACGCGCTGGTCCTCACCCCCACCTACCACGTCTTCGAGATGAACAAGGGCCACCAGGACGCCACCTCACTCGCCGTGCACCTGCGCACCGAGGATGCCCGGCGCCGGGTGGGGGACGCCGAGCTCGACACGCTGTCCGCCTCGGCCAGCATCAAGGACGGCGCGGTGCTGATCTCAGTGTCCAATCTGGACGCCGAGGAACCGGTCGAGGTGACACTCGACCTGCGCGGGGGAGCGGTCGGCGAGCCGACCGCTCGTCTGCTGAGCGCGGACAGACTCCAGGTCCACAATTCCCCGGACTCGCCCGAGGCGGTGGTTCCGCGCCCGTTCGACGGCGTGAAGCCAACAGGTCAGGGGCTCGTTCTGACGCTGCCTCCCCACTCGTTCGTCACCGTCCAGGCCCCCGTGGCCCGCGCGCACTGA
- a CDS encoding NF041680 family putative transposase: MSLLPDAVRREAFAEASRFRGEFHECLTARRDELFELTDAVLCAEGAVKSPVDLTLLPEHRRGHGAMYGGLNHGRIDIGRLRTVLARLSLPRFDGGRLVLAVDVSPWLRSDAPCSAERLFCHVYGRAKTASQFIPGWPYSFVAVLEPGATSRTAVQDVARLGPADDATAITAAQLRGVVERLVTAGQWQTGDPHIVIVSDAGYDVTRLAWVLRDLPVELVGRVRSDRVMRLPKPPRRPGTSGRPPKHGPEFRFTKPETRPEPAITTVTDTSNYGKAETQAWDRVHPRLTHRSSWLDHDGELPLVEGTLIRLKVEHLSKDRDAPPVWLWSSKTGATPDDVDRFWQAFLRRFDLEHTFRFAKQTLGWTTPKLRTPEAADRWTWLLIVAHTQLRLARPLAEDLRRPWEKPATLYRLTPARVRRGFRNIRAHLACPTRVPKPRGAGPGRPPGAKNKHRAPRYDVGKTVKRPETLKAIGKPGRSW, from the coding sequence GTGAGTCTGCTGCCTGATGCTGTCCGGAGGGAAGCGTTCGCGGAAGCGTCACGCTTCCGGGGCGAGTTCCACGAGTGTCTGACCGCTCGGCGCGACGAGTTGTTCGAACTCACCGACGCGGTGCTGTGTGCGGAGGGGGCGGTGAAGTCCCCGGTGGATCTGACGCTGCTGCCCGAGCATCGTCGTGGGCATGGAGCGATGTACGGCGGTCTGAACCACGGCCGGATCGACATCGGCCGGCTGCGGACCGTGCTGGCCCGGCTGTCGCTGCCACGTTTCGACGGCGGGCGCCTGGTCCTTGCCGTCGATGTCTCGCCGTGGCTCCGTTCGGACGCGCCGTGCTCGGCCGAGCGGCTGTTCTGCCACGTATACGGCCGCGCGAAGACGGCGTCGCAGTTCATTCCGGGCTGGCCCTACTCCTTCGTGGCCGTGCTGGAGCCGGGCGCCACGTCCAGGACCGCGGTCCAGGACGTGGCCCGGCTCGGCCCGGCGGACGACGCGACCGCGATCACCGCCGCTCAACTGCGGGGCGTCGTGGAGCGGCTCGTCACCGCGGGCCAGTGGCAGACCGGGGACCCGCATATCGTGATCGTCAGCGACGCCGGCTACGACGTCACCCGCCTGGCCTGGGTCCTGCGTGACCTGCCCGTCGAACTGGTCGGCAGAGTGCGGTCCGACCGGGTCATGCGGTTGCCGAAGCCGCCCCGCCGACCGGGGACAAGTGGCCGGCCACCCAAGCACGGCCCGGAGTTCCGCTTCACCAAGCCGGAGACGCGGCCCGAGCCCGCGATCACCACGGTCACGGACACCAGCAACTACGGCAAGGCCGAAACCCAGGCGTGGGACCGGGTCCACCCCCGGCTCACCCACCGCTCCTCATGGCTCGACCACGACGGCGAACTGCCCTTGGTCGAGGGCACGTTGATCCGACTGAAGGTCGAGCACCTGTCGAAGGACCGGGACGCCCCGCCGGTGTGGTTATGGTCCTCGAAGACCGGTGCGACCCCGGACGACGTGGACCGTTTCTGGCAGGCATTTCTCCGCCGCTTCGACCTGGAGCACACCTTCCGCTTCGCGAAACAGACCCTCGGCTGGACCACCCCGAAACTCCGTACTCCCGAGGCTGCGGACCGCTGGACCTGGCTCCTGATCGTCGCCCACACCCAGCTCCGGCTCGCCCGGCCCCTCGCCGAAGACCTCCGCCGGCCCTGGGAGAAACCCGCCACCCTCTACCGGCTCACCCCGGCCCGGGTCCGACGGGGGTTCAGGAACATCCGCGCCCACCTCGCCTGCCCGACCCGAGTTCCCAAACCCAGAGGCGCAGGCCCCGGACGGCCACCCGGCGCCAAGAACAAACACCGGGCACCCCGCTACGACGTCGGCAAGACCGTCAAACGCCCGGAGACCCTCAAGGCCATCGGCAAGCCTGGAAGATCTTGGTAG
- a CDS encoding serine hydrolase, producing the protein MRIRTCRRTAALSAATVLAGIVLASDPADASQAGGLHAQVDSVQRTGTVGVLAEVAGRNAREQATAGLSDTAAGTPVETGDRFRIGSATKAFTATVLLQLVGEGQLTLDDTVERWLPGVVDGNGNDGSRITVRQLLQHTSGLFNYTSDFPEMDTKENFLAQRYTTWTSGQLVAIAMRHAPDFAPGTRWEYSNTNYILAGMIIERITGRSWQDEVEQRISAPLGLHRTIAPGTSPRIPGPRMHGYTNFGSGEAIDATAFNPTAAGAAGAVVSTTGDLVRFWSALIGGRLLPPDQLAEMQSTVPAPALAEEWPGARYGLGMMWIPLSCGGGYWGHGGDMPGYTTRDGSTPDGHRTAVVAVSGDGTPDGLATDHAMDRLIDHQLCAAGNG; encoded by the coding sequence ATGCGTATACGGACCTGCCGCCGAACCGCCGCCTTGTCGGCCGCCACCGTGCTGGCTGGAATCGTGTTGGCCTCGGACCCGGCGGACGCATCCCAGGCAGGAGGGCTGCATGCTCAGGTGGACTCGGTGCAGCGGACCGGGACGGTCGGGGTGCTGGCCGAAGTGGCCGGACGGAACGCGCGCGAGCAGGCTACGGCCGGACTCTCGGATACCGCCGCGGGCACGCCGGTAGAGACAGGCGACCGGTTCCGAATCGGCAGCGCGACCAAGGCATTCACCGCCACGGTGCTCCTCCAACTCGTCGGCGAGGGGCAGCTCACCCTTGACGACACGGTTGAGCGGTGGCTGCCCGGGGTGGTTGACGGCAACGGCAACGACGGCTCCCGGATCACTGTCCGGCAGCTGCTGCAGCACACCAGCGGACTGTTCAACTACACGTCGGACTTCCCGGAGATGGACACCAAGGAGAACTTCCTCGCCCAGCGGTACACCACCTGGACCAGCGGGCAGCTCGTGGCCATCGCCATGCGCCATGCCCCGGATTTTGCACCCGGAACCAGGTGGGAGTATTCCAATACCAACTACATCCTGGCCGGGATGATCATCGAACGGATCACCGGGCGGAGTTGGCAGGACGAGGTCGAGCAACGGATCAGCGCGCCGCTGGGCCTGCACCGCACCATCGCGCCAGGCACGTCGCCGCGTATCCCGGGGCCGCGCATGCACGGCTACACCAACTTCGGCTCGGGCGAGGCGATCGACGCAACGGCGTTCAATCCGACCGCAGCCGGTGCGGCCGGGGCGGTCGTCAGCACCACCGGTGACCTGGTCCGCTTCTGGTCCGCGCTGATCGGCGGCAGGCTGCTTCCACCGGATCAGCTCGCCGAAATGCAGTCAACCGTCCCGGCCCCGGCCCTGGCCGAGGAGTGGCCCGGTGCCCGCTATGGCCTCGGCATGATGTGGATCCCGCTGAGCTGCGGCGGCGGCTACTGGGGCCACGGCGGCGACATGCCCGGTTACACCACTCGTGACGGCTCCACCCCCGACGGGCACCGCACCGCAGTGGTGGCGGTCAGCGGCGACGGCACCCCGGACGGGCTGGCCACCGACCACGCGATGGACAGGCTCATCGACCACCAGCTCTGCGCCGCCGGCAACGGTTGA
- a CDS encoding beta-L-arabinofuranosidase domain-containing protein — translation MCEVLADLADRTGTHRYAALARRFLDQSLLSPLREHRDVLDGMHANTPDRQSNVMRSAYLRVPDPSEEAVEPSAAVQSAGSAVRSG, via the coding sequence ATGTGCGAGGTTCTGGCTGACCTCGCCGACCGCACCGGCACGCACCGGTACGCCGCCCTGGCACGGCGGTTCCTCGACCAGTCCCTGCTCAGCCCGCTGCGGGAGCACCGCGACGTCCTCGACGGGATGCACGCCAACACCCCAGATCGCCAAAGCAACGTCATGCGGTCCGCCTACCTCCGCGTGCCTGATCCAAGCGAAGAGGCAGTAGAACCGTCCGCCGCCGTCCAATCGGCCGGTTCGGCCGTGCGGAGCGGCTGA
- a CDS encoding DUF5605 domain-containing protein gives MDHHVETTARIRHDEHCARWDVFEIELDGPSHGNPFTDVELGATFSDGQRELRVGGFYDGDGTYRIRFMPDIEGSWTFVTSSTARSLDGLSGDFLTGPAAPGLHGPVRVAERHHFAYADGTRYLPIGTTAYAWTHQVERLRAATRRTLAASGFTKVRMCLLPKAYAYNTDEPELYPFPGSVAAGWDTTRFDPRFFRRFEEEVRALRELGIEADVILFHPYDRWGFAQLGRDADDRLTRYAVRRLSALSNVWWSMANEYDLVEAKSEADWERLAGIVAEEDPLGHLTSIHNCGPFYDYAKPWITHCSIQRVDVYRTAENTDTWRQQWGKPIVIDECGYEGDIDQGWGNLTGEELVRRCWEGAVRGGYVQHGETYLNDAEELWWSKGGELAGTSPERIAFLHRVIRESPTSVFDPLPSDWDAPRGGVQDACELIYFGFNRPRFRDISVPANGRYAIDVIDTWAMTIDRVGVTADSSARVELPGHPYMAVRLTRLPDDADTGESGEAPSALT, from the coding sequence ATGGATCACCATGTCGAGACCACTGCCCGCATACGTCACGACGAGCACTGCGCTCGATGGGACGTGTTCGAGATCGAGCTCGACGGACCGTCACACGGCAACCCGTTCACCGATGTCGAACTCGGCGCAACATTCAGCGACGGGCAGCGCGAGCTGCGCGTCGGCGGCTTCTACGACGGAGACGGAACGTACCGGATCCGATTCATGCCCGACATCGAGGGATCCTGGACCTTCGTCACATCGTCCACCGCACGCTCGCTTGACGGCCTCTCCGGCGACTTCCTGACCGGGCCGGCCGCTCCGGGCCTCCACGGTCCGGTGCGGGTGGCCGAGCGCCATCACTTCGCGTACGCCGACGGCACTCGGTACCTGCCGATCGGAACCACCGCGTACGCCTGGACGCACCAGGTCGAACGCCTGCGGGCCGCAACCCGGCGCACGCTGGCGGCAAGCGGCTTCACCAAGGTGCGGATGTGCCTGCTGCCCAAGGCGTATGCCTACAACACCGACGAGCCCGAGCTGTACCCGTTCCCCGGCTCTGTGGCGGCCGGCTGGGACACCACCCGCTTCGACCCCCGGTTCTTCCGCCGCTTCGAGGAAGAGGTGCGCGCGCTGCGGGAGCTGGGGATCGAGGCGGACGTCATCCTCTTCCACCCCTACGACCGGTGGGGCTTCGCCCAGCTCGGACGCGACGCCGACGACCGGCTGACGCGGTACGCCGTCCGGCGGCTGTCGGCGCTGTCGAACGTGTGGTGGTCGATGGCCAACGAGTACGACCTGGTGGAGGCCAAGAGCGAGGCCGACTGGGAGCGTCTGGCCGGCATCGTGGCCGAAGAGGACCCGCTCGGTCACCTGACCTCCATCCACAACTGCGGCCCGTTCTACGACTACGCGAAGCCGTGGATCACCCACTGCAGCATCCAGCGGGTCGACGTCTACCGCACCGCGGAGAACACCGACACCTGGCGGCAACAGTGGGGCAAGCCCATCGTGATCGACGAGTGCGGGTACGAAGGCGACATCGACCAGGGCTGGGGGAACCTCACGGGTGAGGAACTTGTGCGGCGCTGCTGGGAGGGCGCAGTGCGTGGCGGGTACGTCCAGCACGGCGAGACCTACCTCAACGACGCCGAGGAACTGTGGTGGTCCAAGGGCGGCGAGTTGGCCGGGACCAGCCCTGAACGCATCGCGTTCCTGCACCGCGTCATCCGCGAGTCCCCCACCAGCGTCTTCGACCCCCTGCCCTCCGACTGGGATGCCCCCCGCGGCGGGGTCCAAGACGCGTGCGAACTCATCTACTTCGGCTTCAACCGCCCACGGTTCCGGGACATCAGCGTGCCCGCCAACGGGCGCTACGCGATCGACGTGATCGACACGTGGGCCATGACGATCGACCGTGTCGGCGTGACGGCGGACTCCAGCGCGCGCGTGGAGCTGCCGGGTCACCCGTACATGGCCGTCCGTCTGACCCGTTTGCCGGACGACGCCGACACGGGGGAATCCGGGGAGGCACCGTCGGCGCTCACCTGA
- a CDS encoding alpha-L-arabinofuranosidase B, whose product MIKRQWMRSVRRAFLAAGATAALTAGLLTATATTSQAATQGPCDIYAAGGTPCVAAHGTTRALYAAYNGPLYQVRRASDNTTKDIGVLSVGGYADAAAQDSFCAGTSCVITVIYDQSGKGNNLTQAPGGYWPGPAEGGKDNLANAVDAPVTVAGHKAYGVYVAPGTGYRNNHTSGIATGDQPEGMYAIFDGTHFNGGCCFDYGNAETDGIDDGNGTMEAIYFGNSKDWGYGSGNGPWIMADLENGLFSGVNRGFNAGDPSINNRFVTAIVKGGPNQWAIRGGNAQSGSLSTYYSGVRPNDSGYNPMQKQGAIILGIGGDNSASSAGTFYEGVMTSGYPSDATENAVQANITAVGYSTASTSAPTPGSRISLQATTACCTSDYLRHNDADNKVVISAINSSSSATDKGDATWIVRAGQANTSCLTFESANAPGRFLRHSGFQLYLDADDGGSLFAQDATFCPTNGNSGVGLSLQSVNYPTKYIRHYAYTGYIASNGGSNAWDSTASWAEDTSWLTASPWS is encoded by the coding sequence ATGATCAAGCGACAGTGGATGCGCAGCGTCAGACGCGCGTTCCTCGCGGCCGGCGCCACCGCCGCGCTCACCGCCGGCCTGCTCACTGCCACGGCCACCACCTCGCAGGCCGCCACCCAGGGGCCTTGCGACATCTACGCGGCGGGCGGCACGCCGTGCGTCGCGGCGCACGGCACGACCCGCGCCCTGTACGCGGCGTACAACGGCCCGCTGTACCAGGTCAGGCGCGCCTCCGACAACACGACCAAGGACATCGGCGTGCTGAGCGTCGGCGGGTACGCCGACGCCGCCGCGCAGGATTCCTTCTGCGCGGGCACCAGCTGCGTCATCACCGTCATCTACGACCAGTCCGGCAAGGGCAACAACCTCACCCAGGCACCCGGGGGCTACTGGCCCGGGCCGGCCGAGGGTGGGAAGGACAACCTGGCCAACGCCGTCGACGCGCCGGTCACGGTCGCCGGCCACAAGGCGTACGGCGTCTACGTGGCCCCTGGCACCGGCTACCGGAACAACCACACCTCGGGCATCGCGACCGGCGACCAGCCGGAGGGGATGTACGCGATCTTCGACGGCACGCACTTCAACGGCGGCTGCTGCTTCGACTACGGCAACGCCGAGACGGACGGCATCGACGACGGCAACGGCACCATGGAGGCCATCTACTTCGGCAACAGCAAGGACTGGGGCTACGGCAGCGGCAACGGCCCCTGGATCATGGCCGACCTGGAGAACGGCCTGTTCTCCGGCGTCAACCGCGGCTTCAACGCGGGCGACCCGAGCATCAACAACCGGTTCGTGACCGCCATCGTCAAGGGCGGGCCGAACCAGTGGGCCATCCGCGGCGGCAACGCCCAGTCGGGCAGCCTGTCCACCTACTACAGCGGCGTACGCCCCAACGATTCCGGCTACAACCCGATGCAGAAGCAAGGCGCCATCATCCTCGGCATCGGCGGCGACAACAGCGCCTCCTCCGCAGGCACCTTCTATGAGGGGGTCATGACCTCGGGCTACCCCTCGGACGCCACCGAGAACGCCGTACAGGCCAACATCACCGCCGTCGGCTACAGCACCGCCTCGACCAGCGCCCCCACCCCCGGCTCCCGGATCTCCCTGCAGGCCACCACCGCGTGCTGCACCTCCGACTACCTGCGCCACAACGACGCCGACAACAAGGTCGTCATCTCCGCCATCAACTCCTCCAGCTCGGCCACCGACAAGGGCGACGCCACCTGGATCGTCCGCGCCGGCCAGGCCAACACCTCGTGCCTGACCTTCGAGTCCGCCAATGCACCCGGCCGCTTCCTGCGCCACTCCGGCTTCCAGCTCTACCTGGACGCCGACGACGGCGGCAGCCTGTTCGCGCAGGACGCCACCTTCTGCCCCACTAATGGCAACAGCGGGGTCGGCCTCTCCTTGCAGTCCGTCAACTACCCGACGAAGTACATCCGCCACTACGCCTACACGGGCTACATAGCCAGCAATGGCGGGTCCAACGCCTGGGACTCCACGGCGTCCTGGGCCGAGGACACCAGTTGGCTCACCGCGTCTCCCTGGAGCTGA
- a CDS encoding alpha-L-arabinofuranosidase B, which produces MVPEPFTFRRLHRGLVVSLAAVALAFAGLVAFSGASQAATQGPCDIYAAGGTPCVAAHSTTRALFASYNGPLYQVQRLSDSALQNIGVLSAGGVANAAAQDSFCAGTTCTITRVYDQTGNSGNTLVYQGPGGTGGADTAATANTETLTVGGQKAYALYINPGNSYFAGGSGVPTGSSPEGEYMVTSGAHVNNGCCFDYGNSETDHHADGNGAMDAINFSTSCWFGGCSGTGPWVQADLEDGLFSGGSTTWNPGQVAETSHFVTAMLKNNGTTQMAIKGANAQSGSLTQLYSGALPSGYNPMHKQGAIILGSGGDCCQTNNNDSAGTFYEGAMVQGYPSDATDAAVQANIAAAGYVTGTTTPFTRGARLSLKATTSCCTTDYLQHNASDDKVAIAPVTSGSSATDKADATWIVRPGLANSNCVSFESANTSGKYLRHSAFQLYLNPNDGTTQFAADATFCPQPGNSGTSYSLQSLNYPAKYIRHYAFTAYIASNGGTNAWDATSSWDQDTSWLAAAPWS; this is translated from the coding sequence ATGGTGCCTGAGCCATTCACGTTCCGACGACTGCACCGGGGGCTGGTTGTCTCCTTAGCCGCAGTGGCGCTCGCCTTCGCCGGCCTTGTCGCCTTCAGCGGCGCCTCGCAGGCCGCCACACAAGGGCCCTGTGACATCTACGCGGCGGGCGGCACGCCGTGCGTCGCGGCGCACAGCACCACCCGCGCGTTGTTCGCCTCCTACAACGGCCCGCTCTACCAGGTGCAGCGGCTGTCGGACAGCGCGTTGCAGAACATCGGGGTACTGTCCGCCGGAGGCGTCGCCAACGCCGCGGCGCAGGACTCGTTCTGCGCGGGCACCACGTGCACCATCACCCGCGTCTACGACCAGACCGGCAACAGCGGCAACACCCTGGTCTACCAGGGACCCGGCGGGACCGGCGGCGCCGACACGGCCGCCACCGCGAACACCGAAACGCTGACCGTAGGCGGCCAGAAGGCTTACGCGCTGTACATCAACCCCGGCAACAGCTACTTCGCCGGCGGCTCGGGTGTGCCGACCGGCAGCTCGCCGGAGGGCGAGTACATGGTCACCAGCGGCGCCCACGTCAACAACGGCTGCTGCTTCGACTACGGCAACAGCGAGACCGACCACCACGCCGACGGCAACGGCGCCATGGACGCGATCAACTTCAGCACCTCGTGCTGGTTCGGCGGCTGCAGCGGAACCGGACCGTGGGTGCAGGCGGACCTGGAGGACGGCCTGTTCTCCGGCGGCAGCACGACGTGGAACCCCGGCCAGGTCGCCGAGACCAGCCACTTCGTCACCGCGATGCTCAAGAACAACGGCACCACCCAGATGGCCATCAAGGGCGCCAACGCCCAGTCCGGGAGCCTGACCCAGCTCTACAGCGGCGCACTGCCCAGCGGATACAACCCGATGCACAAGCAGGGCGCCATCATCCTCGGCAGCGGCGGCGACTGCTGCCAGACCAACAACAACGACAGTGCGGGGACCTTCTACGAGGGCGCCATGGTCCAGGGCTACCCCTCCGACGCCACCGACGCCGCGGTCCAGGCCAACATCGCCGCGGCCGGCTATGTCACCGGCACCACCACCCCCTTCACCCGGGGCGCGAGGCTCTCGCTGAAGGCCACCACCTCCTGCTGCACCACCGACTACCTGCAGCACAACGCGAGCGACGACAAGGTCGCGATCGCGCCGGTGACCTCCGGCAGTTCCGCCACCGACAAGGCCGACGCCACCTGGATCGTCAGGCCCGGCCTGGCCAACAGCAACTGCGTCTCCTTCGAGTCGGCCAACACATCCGGCAAGTACCTCAGGCACTCCGCGTTCCAGCTCTACCTCAACCCCAACGACGGGACCACCCAGTTCGCCGCCGACGCCACTTTCTGCCCGCAACCAGGAAACAGCGGCACCAGTTACTCCCTGCAGTCCCTCAACTACCCGGCCAAGTACATCCGCCACTACGCCTTCACCGCCTACATCGCGAGCAACGGCGGTACCAACGCCTGGGACGCCACGTCGTCGTGGGACCAGGACACCAGCTGGCTCGCCGCCGCCCCCTGGAGCTGA